Proteins encoded within one genomic window of Psilocybe cubensis strain MGC-MH-2018 chromosome 2, whole genome shotgun sequence:
- a CDS encoding Putative protein YbiU (Uncharacterized protein YbiU): MSIGPNEMLPHYNEDNVEAIPLIDSHTDEVLTERPISKSEERVGRIQFLALCFSLFMVGWNDGSIGPLLPRIMQVYNVSYGHLSFIFVVNCVGVVLGALANMPLSDRFGYGKIIVLGSFFQSITFLTQSIALSFPIFVLCFFISGIGIAIQDAQCNGYIALVKHEGELKMGFLQAAYGLGALIAPLSATRFSQMTHWTFHYLVSFLFSALNMIFLSVIFRFREQDDCLRESGEVVPETVKTDNGSTKYAQMLRLRAVHLLALYLILYIGVEVTIGGWIVTYMIDVRGGTPSSGYVATGFFGGLTIGRIALIGVNHKLGEVRAIYIYTTVVIVFQLVVWLIPSIITDSIAVCLIGVFLGPLYPIVMRHAAYIIPRALVTGSIGWIAACGAAGSALLPFLTGKLAENFGIASIEPFLLVMMILMGMVWSVVPTRPGGDAEKKFMMTAAASTRAPKAEGSIADIFTSLTGEEHNALPQRFSQLKKELWKDSLIESWKGVLGSLPQHIKEIEEKGSEIIPKINYADLERGLSKEQIDNIKKVGVVIVKGGVPSDQALRWKQNIKDYAATNGDRVTGFPSDNIQVFEIYNSVAQTQARTHPALIKTQKFLLSLWHTSDPQTEVSLNTPISYFDRLRIRQPGDAKFTLGPHIDGGSVERWEDLGLRKVFGKILEGGEAWKAHDPFDVTPRIGAKQDMYHAPNACSIFRAWQGWTSLSSTGPGEGTLRVLPMLSLASAYTILRPFFRPLNPSSPSLHFDDWVPDLENPTFPGSSIGKTQELNEKTHPHLQLGKTMVSIPRVEPGDQVYWHCDVVHAVEGQHGGLGDSSVFYIPAVPLTVHNASYLRDQRLNFLAGLPPPDFPGGQGESQFVGRASAADIPSNDEARRLYGMQAVVPKEGLSKDLAEKVNMFFS; this comes from the exons ATGTCAATTGGCCCCAATGAAATGCTACCTCATTACAATGAAGACAATGTAGAGGCTATTCCTCTCATCGATTCCCACACCGATGAAGTTCTCACGGAAAGGCCGATATCTAAGTCAGAGGAACGTGTAGGTCGGATTCAATTTCTGGCTCTGtgcttttctctttttatgGTCGGGTGGAATGATGGATCGATTGGACCGTTGCTTCCTCGAATTATGCAAGTTTACAAT GTTAGCTACGGTCATTTGTCttttatttttgtggtcaATTGCGTG GGTGTAGTACTTGGGGCGCTAGCAAACATGCCATTAAGTGATAGGTTTGGCTACGGCAAA ATAATCGTTCTTGGATCTTTTTTTCAATCAATAACCTTTCTGACACAATCCATCGCCCTTTCATTTCCTATCTTCGTATTGTGCTTTTTCATTTCAGGGATTGGTATTGCAATACAA GATGCTCAGTGCAATGGATACATTGCGTTGGTCAAGCACGAAGGGGAGCTCAAAATGGGATTTCTGCAAGCAGCATATG GTCTCGGAGCCCTCATAGCACCTCTTTCTGCAACACGATTCTCACAGATGACCCACTGGACATTTCATTACCTTGTctcgtttcttttttcagCTTTAAAcatgatttttctttccgtCATTTTTCGGTTTAGAGAACAAGATG ATTGCTTGCGTGAATCTGGAGAAGTTGTCCCAGAAACTGTGAAAACAGATAACGGCAGTACCAAATACGCTCAGATGCTACGGCTTAGGGCGGTTCATCTTCTGGCATTGTACCTCATTTTGTATATTGGAGTCGAGGTTACTATCGGTG GATGGATTGTAACGTATATGATTGATGTTCGTGGAGGCACACCTTCTTCTGGTTATGTTGCCACAGGCTTCTTTGGAG GTCTTACAATAGGGCGAATTGCATTGATAGGGGTCAATCATAAG CTTGGCGAGGTTCGCGCAATATACATTTACACGACGGTGGTCATCGT ATTTCAACTTGTTGTCTGGCTCATTCCTTCTATAATCACGGACTCCATAGCTGTCTGCCTGATTGGGGTATTCCTCGGCCCCCTGTATCCCATTGTGATGAGGCATGCAGCATACATCATTCCCAGAGCGCTGGTTACTGGATCAATAGGATGGATAGCCGCCTGCGGGGCAGCTGGAAGTGCGCTTCTTCCTTTCCTAACTGGAAAGCTTGCAGAAAATTTTGGAATTGCCAGTATAGAGCCATT TTTGTTAGTCATGATGATCCTCATGGGTATGGTTTGGTCGGTTGTACCTACCCGCCCAGGTGGAGAT GCCGAGAAAAAATTCATGATGACCGCTGCTGCCAGCACTAGAGCTCCCAAAGCGGAGGGTTCTATAGCAGATATCTTCACCTCGCTCACAGGAGAGGAGCACAACGCGCTTCCCCAACGATTCTCTCAGTTGAAAAAAGAGTTATGGAAAGATAGTTTGATTGAAAGCTGGAAAGGGGTGCTCGGATCTCTTCCCCAACACATTAAGGAGATTGAAGAGAAGGGCTCCGAG ATTATTCCCAAGATAAATTACGCTGATCTGGAACGTGGTCTGTCCAAAGAGCAAATTGACAACATTAAAAAAGTCGGTGTTGTAATTGTGAAAGGGGGAGTCCCATCCGATCAGGCTCTTCGTTGGAAGCAAAATATCAAAGACTATGCTGCAACGAATGGCGATCGAGTAACTG GTTTCCCTTCCGACAACATTCAAGTCTTTGAGATATATAACTCCGTGGCTCAAACACAGGCACGTACTCATCCTGCACTCATTAAGACACAGAAATTCCTTCTGTCGCTTTGGCATACATCCGATCCACAAACCGAAGTTAGCTTAAACACACCCATATCATATTTTGACCGCTTACGCATTCGGCAACCTGGTGACGCTAAATTCACACTGGGTCCGCATATTGATGGTGGATCTGTAGAGCGCTGGGAGGATTTAGGTCTGAGGAAAGTCTTTGGGAAGATACTTGAGGGCGGGGAAGCGTGGAAAGCACACGACCCATTTGATGTAACACCGAGGATAGGAGCTAAACAGGACATGTATCATGCTCC AAACGCGTGTTCAATCTTCCGTGCATGGCAAGGGTGGACTTCGCTCTCTAGCACGGGGCCCGGCGAAGGGACGCTGCGTGTTCTCCCAATGCTCTCACTGGCATCGGCATATACTATTTTACGCCCTTTTTTCCGGCCTTTGAACCCAAGCTCGCCCTCTCTACATTTTGATGATTGGGTCCCTGATTTGGAGAACCCGACATTCCCGGGGAGTAGTATTGGAAAGACACAGGAGTTGAACGAGAAAACACATCCGCACTTGCAGCTCGGGAAGACGATGGTTTCAATTCCAAGAGTCGAGCCTGGGGATCAGGTATACT GGCACTGCGACGTGGTCCATGCTGTTGAGGGCCAGCACGGAGGGCTAGGAGACTCGTCTGTATTTTACATCCCCGCTGTCCCTCTAACTGTACATAA CGCGAGTTATCTTCGCGATCAAAGGTTGAATTTCCTAGCTGGCCTACCTCCTCC GGACTTTCCGGGGGGACAAGGGGAGTCCCAATTTGTtggaagagcttccgctgcaGATATTCCCTCCAATGACGAAGCGAGGCGCCTGTATGGGATGCAGGCAGTTGTTCCTAAAGAGGGTTTGAGCAAGGATCTTGCTGAGAAAGTTAACATGTTTTTCTCATAA